A genome region from Bombus terrestris chromosome 10, iyBomTerr1.2, whole genome shotgun sequence includes the following:
- the LOC100651530 gene encoding uncharacterized protein LOC100651530 yields MHPTAARASRSSIQSSIPSASTPSSLVHPQQQQILYGPIANPTLTLQACGSGLHPSCIYPGTQRNAGLANPAPLHIQGKSSRWPAKNKLVRSQQYCQQQQQQQHIQQQLSYSPKPLVLYDQTTNNAPIPPPTTSFLIASSTYTHGSFSGDQYNNSGITLIPQPYFKPPDVQTFCLIQDRQNIQQQEQLSHSSYYNISATNTCNLQTINGNSAFQFPNLNPYAATANFTNGQVTGPVQTVHSNQIYPNHPASLVYGSLQRDKPVVTAATLDIAPLKVGKNKIPTVDTSRVTPISSENYDEWPLQTITSPCNDLFNIKPSTEDEANRETKTSSSEKATSNVCTKAQEEHYSDESSTSFDFTIEAEKMVSALCNISSNDINKEETKTEKSNSTPLFSGAGDTASNKNTWFTEFCADYGSGTSIAVQTDGPCLDRTQYPELLRKVIYWGCTEAEIVLNDSCKTNARCSWLKNLSTATKTAVTKSSTCFPIFAGDRVFVGDLINALLRISNGWLVLDNYLNKQHYPSLNDKFDCELLRCFRLWEESTHELLNQIIHAFLKLEENGNASNFEQRPESFGTSFPGDVSVYTNRDLFDPSSTMITSKQKPDNKKNNRDSSNGAQLSTGSLRNFSLYNSSQEKQPSQKESKLRSKWTVTENLTTIDSTKSVPDMFLGHAEPAGQPNSRFRSRGSSSSAKTDTSTQSLNAEFFHLRSKILTESNQDPSRQWLFKEKKQEFPENKVSPQENADTVFRLQRQLDENCESNYAQKCLSRVESSFLNPSISLESIYFPATNDHENFYPSYAICPPYTVDYGNKNSKSFEQNHRNKTNMDLVYVGKSSTSQLELAAVPKDKMTLLSQIEPSIPEKSSEEMTANLSAWFASMRNSDNRQMPFMNPADVNTETVVPRGSTRAEMSKNAMDLGSCIRQLHIDANRQFHTLQNIQSVQTTPWNAYNLISNRVQVQQVPEEYDSSEDVRVYMKPGSYNVPKKRHQRRSNRRLESSASRNVTNGTSNNHRNHYVNNKEKTFCGPASSTPVSRPTATPISNDVNTFANTMKVPFPATPIVPPPTFSLENSPRILKRSDTSNYTVSEDVTWKAACASAEILLEALNVKEDTDFKKTEIDRVDVSEKFESVKENENDDTTSQAVQDREKLDESLSKNLKDSNDGCGGVSSYEASEDDSGSTNHFSLNTSINEALQLSGNKNGSSKMNVKTDSWLIKTLNNANMANKQKRRKNNAVPHSSESSNSSVTENEQPAPVVSLVTNSTVTTVATTTMVKNLQQTICSRKSSCISLNNGQTTLGEAERVIGKATYSETLRRCASLSTSFSEKKEFCKKSKLNIANVSTICSTVIPIPGRKCQRKDFEKSYYLLHNRSRKCSGKKATKNFEVNDTLVEGTSKSTIATKHGKKRENSGCIEFLDGKFGGKASDRGWSVWYSSKRKQSLSPLALSKLEMIHQTVWQMEEAEIFKCPSSGSNNGKQSSSHTIEDYCKVIKSPMFLETVEYKLKNRVYHKVEHVVRDFRRIVYNSKLYHKDDHDRVKTIEILSKKLEELFEEHFASWDFDNISGSPRESSPVLHRFKTAGQKPVTGRYGNTKKCPSSSITDNI; encoded by the exons ATGCACCCTACAGCCGCACGAGCTAGTCGATCGTCCATACAATCTTCGATTCCGTCCGCATCAACCCCGTCGTCCCTCGTACATCCGCAGCAACAACAAATTCTTTATGGTCCTATAGCTAATCCGACGTTAACTCTTCAAGCATGCGGAAGTGGTCTGCATCCCTCGTGTATTTATCCAGGAACGCAACGTAACGCTGGTCTCGCTAATCCTGCTCCTTTGCATATACAAG GCAAAAGCAGCAGATGGCCAGCCAAAAATAAGCTCGTACGAAGTCAACAATATTgccaacaacaacagcagcagcagcataTTCAACAACAGTTATCCTACAGCCCGAAACCTTTGGTTCTATATGATCAAACGACGAACAATGCTCCGATACCTCCACCAACTACTTCCTTTTTAATTGCTTCCTCGACGTACACGCATGGCTCTTTCTCTGGCGATCAGTACAACAATTCCGGAATTACGTTGATACCACAGCCCTACTTTAAGCCTCCGGATGTACAAACGTTTTGTCTAATTCAAGATCGACAAAATATTCAACAACAGGAACAACTATCGCACAGCTCCTATTATAATATCTCAGCTACAAACACTTGCAACTTGCAAACAATTAATGGCAATTCAGCGTTTCAATTTCCTAATCTCAATCCGTACGCAGCTACGGCAAATTTCACCAACGGCCAAGTCACGGGTCCTGTTCAAACAGTACACTCTAATCAAATCTACCCTAATCATCCAGCGAGTTTAGTCTACGGTAGCCTACAGAGAGACAAACCTGTAGTCACTGCTGCCACACTTGACATTGCGCCTCTTAAAGTCGGCAAAAACAAAATACCTACAGTCGATACCTCTCGGGTTACCCCGATATCTTCTGAAAATTACGACGAATGGCCCCTTCAAACGATTACCTCTCCCTGTAACGACTTGTTCAACATAAAACCGAGTACAGAGGATGAGGCTAACCGAGAAACCAAGACGAGTTCTTCGGAAAAAGCTACATCGAACGTGTGTACAAAAGCGCAGGAGGAACATTATTCCGACGAATCATCTACCAGCTTCGATTTTACGATCGAGGCTGAAAAGATGGTTTCAGCGCTTTGCAACATATCTTCGAACGATATTAATAAGGAGGAAACGAAAACCGAGAAATCCAATTCGACGCCGTTGTTTAGCGGAGCTGGCGATACCGCGTCAAATAAGAATACTTGGTTCACCGAATTTTGTGCGGATTATGGGAGTGGTACGTCGATAGCTGTTCAAACGGACGGACCGTGCCTGGATAGGACACAGTATCCGGAACTGTTGCGAAAAGTCATTTATTGGGGATGCACGGAAGCCGAAATCGTTTTAAACGATAGTTGCAAAACAAACGCCAGATGCAGTTGGTTAAAAAATCTGTCTACCGCCACTAAAACAGCAGTTACCAAATCTTCCACTTGTTTCCCAATTTTCGCCGGAGATCGTGTTTTCGTCGGCGATCTGATAAACGCTTTGTTGCGCATTAGCAACGGTTGGCTTGTTCTTGATAATTATTTGAACAAGCAGCACTATCCAAGCTTGAACGATAAATTCGACTGCGAGTTGCTGAGATGCTTTCGTTTGTGGGAAGAGAGCACACACGAGCTACTGAATCAGATCATCCACGCCTTCTTAAAGCTCGAAGAAAACGGCAATGCTTCTAATTTCGAGCAAAGACCAGAATCATTTGGAACCTCTTTTCCAGGTGACGTTTCAGTTTACACGAATCGCGACTTGTTTGATCCATCTTCAACTATGATTACATCAAAACAGAAGCCcgataataaaaagaacaatCGAGATTCCAGTAACGGTGCGCAGTTATCGACCGGCAGCCTACGAAATTTCAGCCTGTACAATTCCAGCCAGGAGAAACAGCCGTCCCAAAAAGAATCAAAATTACGAAGTAAGTGGACCGTTACTGAGAACCTAACGACAATAGACAGCACGAAATCCGTGCCTGATATGTTCTTAGGGCACGCGGAACCTGCAGGTCAACCGAATAGTAGATTTCGTTCGAGAGGAAGCTCGTCCTCTGCCAAGACGGACACATCCACGCAATCGTTGAACGCAGAGTTTTTTCACCTAAGAAGCAAAATTCTTACGGAAAGCAATCAGGATCCTTCTAGACAATGGTTATTCAAGGAGAAGAAACAAGAATTCCCCGAAAATAAAGTTTCGCCGCAGGAAAATGCCGACACCGTGTTTAGACTACAGCGACAGTTAGATGAAAATTGTGAGAGCAATTATGCTCAAAAATGTTTATCGAGGGTGGAATCTTCGTTTCTGAACCCTTCCATTAGTTTAGAATCTATATACTTTCCAGCCACCAACGACCACGAAAATTTTTATCCTAGTTACGCTATTTGTCCGCCGTATACGGTAGATTACGGTAACAAAAATTCAAAGAGCTTCGAACAAAATCACAGGAATAAAACGAATATGGATTTGGTTTATGTTGGCAAATCGTCCACGAGTCAACTGGAGCTAGCGGCTGTGCCAAAGGATAAGATGACGCTGCTTAGCCAAATCGAACCGAGTATCCCGGAAAAATCATCGGAAGAGATGACTGCCAATTTGTCAGCTTGGTTCGCCAGTATGAGAAACTCTGATAACAGACAAATGCCATTTATGAATCCGGCGGATGTGAATACGGAGACTGTTGTGCCACGTGGGTCGACGCGCGCAGAAATGTCAAAGAATGCCATGGATCTCGGTAGTTGCATCAGACAGTTGCATATCGACGCAAATCGTCAGTTCCACACGCTGCAAAATATACAGAGCGTTCAAACTACACCCTGGAACGCTTATAATTTGATCAGTAATCGCGTTCAAGTGCAGCAGGTACCCGAAGAATATGACAGTTCCGAAGATGTTCGAGTATACATGAAACCAGGAAGTTACAACGTGCCAAAAAAAAGACATCAAAGAAGATCAAATCGTCGTTTAGAGAGCTCCGCGTCTCGAAACGTTACCAACGGGACCTCGAACAATCATCGCAATCATTACGTTAACAACAAAGAGAAAACGTTTTGCGGTCCGGCATCGTCCACTCCTGTATCTCGACCTACCGCAACACCTATATCTAACGATGTTAATACTTTCGCAAATACAATGAAAGTGCCTTTCCCGGCGACTCCGATCGTACCACCTCCTACCTTCTCCCTTGAAAATTCACCTAGGATTTTAAAACGATCCGATACATCCAATTATACCGTGTCGGAAGATGTTACTTGGAAAGCAGCCTGCGCTTCCGCTGAGATTCTGTTAGAGGCGTTGAACGTAAAAGAGGATACGGACTTTAAGAAAACAGAGATCGATCGAGTCGACGTTAGCGAAAAGTTTGAGAGTGTGAAAGAGAACgagaatgacgatacaacgtctCAAGCGGTGCAGGATCGTGAAAAATTAGACGAAAGCCTTTCGAAAAATTTGAAGGACAGTAACGATGGTTGCGGAGGCGTTTCAAGCTACGAAGCGTCCGAAGATGACTCGGGCTCCACGAATCATTTTTCTCTCAACACAAGTATCAACGAAGCTCTACAGTTGTCTGGTAATAAAAATG GTTCTAGTAAAATGAATGTAAAAACGGATTCGTGGTTAATCAAAACTTTGAACAACGCCAACATGGCAAACAAGCAGAAACGACGAAAAAACAATGCCGTTCCACATAGCTCAGAATCGTCAAACAGTTCCGTAACAGAGAATGAACAGCCGGCTCCCGTCGTTTCGTTAGTGACCAACAGTACCGTAACAACAGTCGCAACAACTACGATGGTGAAGAATCTTCAACAGACTATTTGCTCAAGGAAAAGTTCGTGCATTTCCTTAAACAATGGCCAAACAACGTTGGGAGAGGCCGAGCGTGTCATAGGGAAGGCAACTTATTCGGAGACTCTTCGACGTTGCGCATCCTTAAGTACATCCTTCTCGGAGAAGAAAGAATTCTGCAAGAAGAGCAAATTAAACATCGCCAACGTATCAACGATTTGTAGCACTGTAATACCGATCCCTGGGCGCAAGTGTCAAAGAAAAGATTTCGAAAAATCATATTATCTCTTGCATAATAGATCTCGTAAATGTTCCGGGAAGAAAGCTACGAAAAATTTCGAGGTCAATGATACTCTAGTGGAGGGAACATCGAAATCTACAATCGCAACAAAACACGGGAAGAAACGGGAGAATTCTGGATGCATCGAATTTTTAGACGGGAAATTTGGTGGGAAAGCCAGTGACAGAGGTTGGTCCGTATGGTATAGCTCGAAAAGAAAACAGAGTCTCAGTCCGCTTGCgcttagcaaattagaaatgatACATCAAACAGTTTGGCAAATGGAAGAAGCAGAAATTTTCAAGTGTCCATCCTCAGGAAGCAATAATGGAAAACAATCTTCTTCTCACACG ATCGAAGACTATTGTAAAGTTATTAAAAGTCCGATGTTCCTGGAAACGGTTGAATACAAACTAAAGAATCGAGTTTACCATAAAGTAGAACACGTGGTTAGAGACTTTCGTCGTATCGTttataattcaaaattatatcACAAG GATGATCATGATCGAGTAAAGACAATTGAAATACTGTCGAAGAAACTCGAAGAACTATTCGAGGAACATTTTGCGAGTTGGGACTTCGATAATATTAGCGGTAGTCCAAGAGAAAGTTCGCCGGTGCTGCATCGATTTAAGACGGCTGGTCAAAAACCGGTAACTGGACGT
- the LOC100643086 gene encoding uncharacterized protein LOC100643086: MKRFLILVVCLLVILGFYGINAMQCYLCNSHNDSRCADDNPPDALKKDCSDLKNGSKYTMCRKITQVIEFSVNGLPPDTRVIRGCGWDESSYKGKCYQRSGFGGRQEVCSCLTDFCNTATPNVLPPTSLILSCVIGSVLLAYIRN; this comes from the exons ATGAAGCGCTTTCTCATCCTCGTCGTTTGCCTATTGGTCATTCTCGGTTTTTATG GCATAAACGCGATGCAATGCTATCTTTGCAACAGTCACAACGACAGTCGATGCGCCGATGACAATCCACCCGACGCCCTCAAAAAAGATTGCTCCGACCTCAAAAACGGCTCGAAATATACCATGTGCCGGAAGATTACGCAAGTAATCGAGTTCAGCGTTAATGGAC TTCCACCTGATACCCGAGTCATAAGAGGTTGCGGATGGGACGAGTCAAGTTATAAAGGAAAGTGTTACCAAAGAAGCGGTTTTGGCGGTCGTCAGGAAGTCTGTTCGTGTTTGACAGACTTTTGTAACACGGCAACACCAAACGTTTTACCACCGACGTCTCTGATTCTGTCGTGTGTTATTGGCAGTGTTCTTCTAGCATACATTCGTAattaa
- the LOC105666113 gene encoding uncharacterized protein LOC105666113, giving the protein MRVKVNALHILLLLLVFQREESKAITCYQCNSKRDQDCTINTADIRYLKPCSSSQAFCRKAVYIYYFMNSHEYIIIRECAKWGSSDNECYRGRYPRDSYQFVCECKSTGCNRSTTFSSMTTTVLYVLCQFIVFLVRSPT; this is encoded by the exons ATGCGTGTAAAAGTAAATGCATTACATATACTGTTGCTTTTACTTGTATTTCAAAGAG AAGAATCGAAAGCTATTACGTGTTATCAATGTAACAGTAAAAGGGATCAAGATTGCACTATTAATACGGCGGATATAAGATATTTGAAGCCATGCTCCTCGTCACAAGCATTTTGTCGTAAAGCTGTGTACATAT attattttatgaattctcACGAGTACATAATAATACGCGAGTGTGCAAAATGGGGAAGTTCTGACAACGAATGTTATAGAGGTCGTTACCCACGCGATAGTTATCAATTTGTATGCGAATGTAAGAGTACAGGATGCAATCGATCTACGACATTCTCATCCATGACGACCACAGTTCTGTATGTTTTGTGTCAATTTATAGTTTTTCTCGTTAGAAGTCCTACCTGA